From a region of the Narcine bancroftii isolate sNarBan1 chromosome 5, sNarBan1.hap1, whole genome shotgun sequence genome:
- the LOC138763063 gene encoding LOW QUALITY PROTEIN: FANCD2 opposite strand protein-like (The sequence of the model RefSeq protein was modified relative to this genomic sequence to represent the inferred CDS: substituted 1 base at 1 genomic stop codon) — translation MTAYXLWDPESPFDESFHMAGYSSCASGKLDGAKPRDQVPSPSDQEVALYLKENIITNNCHLFNLLEETGDFTPQIGYPSESEQNATTVVYKPQPIKLSSIDSVFGSAITIEAPKLAGEFQASEGSAFTEISVDSSTPSLTAQYKINLIVMIYRQLSRILTLIYTAYQKCFYALQHPI, via the coding sequence ATGACCGCATATTAGCTGTGGGATCCAGAGTCTCCTTTCGATGAAAGTTTCCACATGGCTGGATACAGTTCATGTGCTTCCGGGAAATTAGATGGAGCAAAACCCAGAGATCAAGTGCCCTCACCATCAGATCAGGAGGTAGCACTCTACCTGAAAGAGAACATTATAACCAATAACTGCCACCTCTTCAATCTTCTTGAGGAAACAGGAGATTTCACTCCCCAAATAGGTTACCCTTCTGAAAGTGAGCAAAATGCCACAACAGTTGTGTATAAACCTCAACCTATCAAACTCAGTTCAATTGATTCTGTGTTCGGGTCGGCCATCACCATAGAAGCACCAAAGCTGGCAGGGGAGTTCCAAGCTTCTGAAGGATCTGCGTTTACTGAGATCAGTGTTGATTCCTCAACGCCTTCTTTAACTGcacaatataaaattaacttgatTGTAATGATTTACAGACAATTATCAAGGATTCTCACCTTGATTTATACAGCCTATCAGAAATGCTTTTATGCCTTACAGCATCCAATTTGA
- the brk1 gene encoding probable protein BRICK1, which yields MAGQGDPVQREIHQDWANREYIEVITSSIKKIADFLNSFDMSCRSRLATLNEKLTALERRIEYIEARVTKGETLT from the exons ATGGCGGGGCAGGGTGATCCGGTGCAGAGGGAGATTCATCAGGACTGGGCGAACAGGGAGTACATTGAGGTGATCACCAGCAGCATCAAAAAGATAGCGGATTTCCTCAATTCATTCG ACATGTCCTGTCGTTCACGGTTAGCCACACTGAATGAAAAGCTGACGGCACTAGAACGAAGGATTGAATATATTGAAGCCAGG GTGACGAAAGGTGAAACTCTGACTTAA